The nucleotide sequence AGCCGACCGTGCCCCGAGCCGGGCCCGCCTGTCGCCGGGACACGCCCTGGGGGGCCGCAGATGAACGCCCTCGCGTTGTCCGTGCTGCTGTCGTTCGTCTCCGCCGTCGCGTACGCGGGCGGTGCCGTCGTACAGGAACGGGTCGCGGTGTCCTGCCCCGGTGAACGCCTCGCGCCGCTGCGCAGGCCGGGCTGGTGGGCGGCGCTGGGACTCAACGGCCTCGGCGGGGTGCTGCATGTCGTGGCGCTGGCCTTCGGACCGCTCAGCCTGGTCCAGCCGCTGGGCGCGCTGACCATCGTCTTCGCCCTGCCCATGGCCGCGCTGTTCGTCGGCCGCAGGGCCGGGGCGACGGCCTGGCGCGGGGCCGTCATGGCCACGGCCGGTCTGGCGGGCCTGCTCTCGCTGGTCGGCTCGGCCGAGTCGCACTCCCTGGGCCCGGCGGAGCGCACGGGCCTGGCGGTGGTGACCGGCGGGGCGATCGTCGCGCTGATGGCGGCGGCGCGGGCGGCGCACCGGCATCCGGCGGTCCGCAGCATGCTGCTGGCCACCGGCGCGGGTACGGCGTTCGGCATGTCGTCGGTGTTCACCAAGACGGTCGCCGTCGACTGGAGCGCGGGCGTCGACCTCGCCGCGCTGCCCTCGCTCGGGGTGATCGCCGTCCTCTCGGCCGCCGGGGTGTTCCTGTCCCAGGCGGCCTACCGGGACGGCGGGCTGGCCGCGCCCCTGGCCACGCTGACGGTGGTCAACCCGGTGCTGGCAGCCGTCGTCGGCATCGCCATGTTCGGGGAGACCTTCCGGCACGGCACCACGGGCACCGTGCTGGCGCTCGGCTGCGCGGTGGTGACGGGCGGCGGGCTGATCCTGCTGACGACCGAGCGGCTGGGTGCGGCGGAGCCGGGCCGCGAGGCGGAGAGCGCGGATGCCCGGCTGGGCGACGTACGCGGGCCTGACGGCCCGGCCGCGTGGCCGGCGATGCCCGCCGGGCGCGCGTCCACGGACGCCGCTCGCGGGGCCGCAGTCCCGGACGCCGGACCGGAGCCAGGGTGGCGGACGGACGCGGACCGCTCGACGGGTGCCGTCCTCGCCGCCGTGGACGACATCCGCGAGGGCGCGGCCGAGGACACCGGAAAGGGGCCGGGCGGCGGTGGCGGGGAGACCCCAGCCGCTCCGCACGCCCGGCCCCTGTCCGACGTCCCGCTGTGCGCCTGACGGTCAGAGCTGGGCGCCGTGCGCCCGGAGGTAGGCGACCGGGTCGAGGTCGGAGCCGAATCCGGGGCCGGTACGCACCTCGAAGTGCAGGTGCGGCCCGGTGACGTTGCCGGTCGAGCCGGACCGGCCGATGCGCTGGCCGACGCTCACGCTCTGCCCGGACCGCACGGAGATCGCGGAGAGGTGGGCGTACTGGGAGTAGCGGCCGTCATGGTGCCGGACGACGACCTGGTACCCGTAGGAACCGCCCCAGCCCGCCGAGACCACGAGGCCGTCGGCGACGGCGTGGACGGAGGTGCCGGTGGGCACGAGGAAGTCGACGCCCGTGTGGTAGCCCTTCGACCAGTGCGGGCCCGCCGTGCGGTAGCTGGTGCCGATGGAGGCGTGCACGGGGGCGACGACGGCGCCGCCGGAGTGGCGGGAAGAGGTCTTGTGCTCGGTGGCGGCCTTGCGCTGAGGCTTCGGAGCGGCCTTCTTCTCGGTCCTCTCCGGCTGGACCTTGCGCTCCGGCGCCGCCTTCTTCTTCGGCGCGGCGGTGCTCGGCGCCTGGGCCGCGGCCCCGCGCAGGCTGAGCCGCTGGCCGGGCAGGATCAGGTTGGGATCGGCGCCGATGACCGACCGGTTGCCCTCGTAGAGACCGCGCCAGCCCTCCCGTACCCGGTGTTCACCGGCGATGCCGGAGAGCGTGTCGCCGTGCACCACGGTGTACATCTCGGCGCGTCCGGCGCGGGACTGCGGGGTGGTCTGCGGCCGTACGTCCTGGGCGGCCGCGGGTCTCGCCTGGCTCTGGGCCGTCCTGGCCGGATGGCTGGACGTGCTCTCGGTGTGGGGCGCGTTCCCGCCTCGGGCGAGCCCGGCGCGCGGGCCGCAGGCGGGCCAGGCGCCGGGGCCCTGGCCGTCGAGGACCTTCTCGGCGACGGCGATCTGCTGCTCCCGCGTGGCCTGGTCGGCGCGGGGCGCGTAGCGGGTGCCGCCGTACGCCTCCCAGGTGGAGCGGGTGAACTGGAGGCCGCCGAAGTAGCCGTTTCCGGAGTTGATGCTCCAGTTGCCGCTGGACTCACAGGCCGCGACCTTGTTCCAGGTGGAGGCGTCCGCCGCGTCGGCGGTACCCGCCGCGACCAGCGGGATGGCGAGTCCGGCGCCGCCGGCGGTGACGGTGAGTGAGGCGCGGTTGATCCTGCTCGGCTGGTACCGGCGATGCCGGCCGCGTACGGCCATGGTCCGAAATCCCCTCGACATGCGTCAGGAGGGGCAAAAGTAAGCGCCGGGAACAGGCCAGGACAAGAGCGGAATCCGGCCTGTCATCGGTTCAAGTGGCCAGGAACGGGCTCCGATTGAGGTCAGCGGTATTCGGGGGCCGGTGAAGTGAGCCGGGAGCGGTCCCCCGTCCGTACTGATGCCTGGCGAGCCGGATGTGCGCTCGCCGGGGCGGCGCGACAGGATGGGCCGGGAGGTTCCGGCTCCGACGGGGCCGCAGCAACGACGCAGCTAGGGAGCAGGCGGTATGAGCACACACGCGCAGATCGGCGTCACGGGCCTGGCGGTCATGGGCCGCAATCTCGCCCGCAACTTCGCGCGCAACGGCTATACGGTCGCCGTCCACAACCGCACGGCGTCGAAGACGCGCGAGCTGGTCGAGGAGTTCGGAGGCGAGGGCGAGTTCGTCCCGGCCGAGACCGCCAAGGAGTTCGTGGAGGCGCTGGAGCGCCCGCGCCGCCTGGTGATCATGGTGAAGGCCGGGGAGCCGACGGACGCGGTGATCGAGGAGTTCGCGCCGCTGCTGGAGCCGGGCGACATGATCATCGACGGCGGCAACGCGCACTTCGCGGACACCCGGCGCCGGGAGCGGGAGCTGCGCGAGCAGGGCATCCACTTCGTCGGCACCGGCATCTCGGGCGGCGAGGAGGGCGCGCTGCACGGGCCGAGCATCATGCCGGGCGGCTCGGTGGAGTCGTACGACTCGCTGGGCCCGATGCTGGAGAAGATCTCCGCGAAGGCGGACGACGGCTCCCCCTGTGTCACCCACGTGGGTCCCGACGGCGCCGGGCACTTCGTGAAGATGGTGCACAACGGCATCGAGTACGCCGACATGCAACTCATCGGCGAGGCGTACCAGTTGCTGCGCGACGTCGCCGGGTACTCGCCCGCCGAGATCGCCGACATCTTCCGCACCTGGAACCGGGGGCGGCTGGACTCCTACCTGATCGAGATCACCGCCGAGGTGCTGTCCCACGTGGACGCGGAGACCGGCAAGCCGTTCGTGGACGTGGTGGTCGACCAGGCCGAGCAGAAGGGCACCGGGCGCTGGACCGTGCAGATCGCGCTCGACCTCGGTGTGCCGGTCTCCGCCATCGCTGAAGCCGTCTTCGCCCGCTCCGTCTCCGGCCACGCGGAGCTGCGCGAAGCCTCCCGACACCTCACCGGCCCCTCCCCCCGCACCCTCGGCAAGGACGAGGCGGCGGCCTTCGCGGACAAGGTCGAGCAGGCGCTCTACGCCTCGAAGATCGTCTCCTACACCCAGGGCTTCCACCAGATCGCGGCGGGCAGCGAGGAGTACGACTGGGACATCGACCTCGGCAAGGTCGCCGCGATCTGGCGCGGCGGCTGCATCATCCGCGCCGCCTTCCTCGACCGCATCACCCAGGCCTACGAGGGCCGGCCCGACCTGCCCAGCCTCCTGGCCGACGAGGGCTTCGCCGACGAGATCGCCGCCGCCCAGGACGACTGGCGCGACGTCATCGCCACCGCCGTCACCCAGGGCGTCCCCACCCCCGCCTTCGCCGCCACCCTCGCCTACTACGACTCCCTGCGCGCCCCCCGCCTCCCCGCCGCCCTCACCCAGGGCCAGCGCGACTACTTCGGCGCCCACACCTACCACCGCACCGACCGCGACGGCACCTTCCACACCCTCTGGGGCGGCGACCGCACCGAGATCAGCGCCTGACAGCCACGAGACCACCCCCAAACGGCCCCTCACGGGGTCCACTCGCCGAACAGCACGAAGGCTCGGGACGGACAGCCTCCGTCCCGACCCTCCTTCGCACGGACCTCGTGGCCGGGGGCCGGAAAGCCGCGCACGGCTGGGCACCATAGGGCAGCGATCACGAGGTTGCGCTGCCCAGATGCTGACGGGCTGGGGCCATCCCCGCGTGCGCGGGGGGCGACCGGAAGCGCGACCCGCGCCGACGTGGCGGCTCCGAGCCCCGCGTGCTCGCCATTCGGCTCTCGCTCCACCCGGTCGAGCGGAAAGTGCGATGGTCACCGCGGGTTGGCCTCCTCCACGCAGTTCAGCGTCTGGGGGATAACTGGCGGTCTCGCGTGTCCCGTGAAGCCCCGGCTCGTTCACCGGTCATGATCAAGAAGCTTGCTCTGTCGTTGGTCATGGTGCTAGCCGCTGCCGCGCCGCTGACCACACCCGCGTCCGCCGCCGATGAGCCCGTGCGCGAGATCAGCGGCCACGGTCTCGACGCCTGCCCCGACCACTCCCTGTGCCTCTACCAGGACCGTGACTACAACGGCACCGAGGACGCCCGGATCTGGATCATCACCGGCAGCGTGGAGCGGCTCAGCGCCTACGACGCCAACGACCGCGCATCGTCCCTCTACCTCCACTCCCACCACAGCGCGACGCTGTACGCAGACGCGGAGCACAAAGGGGACCGTTTCACGGTCTTTCGCCGTGACCAGCTCGCGGACCTGGACCGCGTCTCCGGCCGCAGCCCCGGAGTCCCCCACGCGGTGCACCTGTGGATGAACGACTCCATCAGCTCCGTCTGGGTCGGCAGGGACGGCCTGTAGCCCGCATCTGAGGGTCAGCCGCACCGGCTGACGCCCTTCACCGCCGACCAGACAAGGCGATGGAGAGCGCCGGCATCACCGTGAGTCCTGTAACGCACAGTCAGCCGCCCGTCCTAGGCAACGGGCGCCTTGGAAACGAACCTGGAGAATGCAATGGACAAGATGACCGAGGCCGAGGCCGAGGCCCTGTTCGCCGAGATCGACGCGGACGGAAACGGCGAGATCAAGCTGAGCGAGTTGAGGGACTACGGGCAAGATCACGGAGGCGCCGTCGGCGGAGTCAAGCTCGTCGACTTCGTCCGGGGAGCCGACACCAACGGCGACCGGCGGATCAGCCTCACCGAGTTCAAGTCACACTTCGCCTGACCGACGGCCCGCCTCACACAGCCCTCTGCTCCCTGTGCCGCCCCGACACCGAGTGGGGCGTCCTCGCACCTGACTTCTGCGGAGTGATCGACTTCGGGGACCTGCGCGTGGGCGACCCCGCGTACGACCTCGCCGCCGCATGGATCCTGCTCCCCGACGGCGCCGTCGACCGCTTCCACGCCGCCCTGGGGACGGTCCCGGACGCCGCCACGCCGCGCCGCGCCCGTGGCTGCGCAGTGCTCCGGGCCCTCGCCGGTCTGTTCATCGGGAACGCGGGGGGAGCGGGGCCTCCCGGCCGGGCAAGCCCACCTGGGGCCCGCCCGGCCGGGAGTCACTGCGCTGCCTGCTGGAGACCGCCGGCTGAACGCCCGGCCCGCGCGCGTCCCGTGCCGGGCGAACAGGGCGTGTCCGCGCGGGATCCGGTCCGCGCGGCTCAGGAACCGGCGGAGCCGGCGGCCGCCGCGGCGATCATCGCGGCACGTACGGCGTCCAGTGCCTGGCGCACGGCGTCGCCGCCGGGGTTCTGGTCGGCGATCTCCTTCGCCCGCGTCCGCACCGTCCTCCGGTCGCCGTCGACCACCTTGTGCGCCGCCCGCACGGCGTGCAGCAGCGCAACGAGGTCGGCGGTGCGCCGGTCGGGGGCCGCCGCACCCGCCACAAGGACGTCCTTGATGCGGCGCGTCACCAGTTCCTCGTGTCCCGTGTCCGTCGCCGGCCAGCGCCTGCGCGGGAAGACGCCGAGGACGGTGGACTTCTCCTCGCATACGACGCCCCGCTCGACCAAGCGCTCGCGCACCGCGTCCTCCGTGCCTTTCACCAGCTTCTCCACCGCGCGCCGCCCGGTGTACGACTTGTCGCCCAGCCGGGCGAGGGCCTGGTCCCAGACCGGGTTCCCGGTGGGCGAGGCGTCCCGGACCACGAAGCAGCCGGACCGCCCCGCGTCGTCCTTCCCGGTCCGGTCCACCCGCCCTGCCGCGAGGAGATCGAGGAAGACAGCACCGGCGAGACCGCGGGTGGCCTCCAGATGACCGACGATCCGCTTGCCGGACTCGTCGTCGAGGACCAACTGGAGGAAGTCCTCCGCCAGCGTGGGTTCGGGCATGGGTGACTCTCCGGGGTGAGGGTCCGTACGACTCGGTGGACGGCCGGACGGAACGGGTGGCGTGCTCGAACCGGCTACCCGCCGGACCAGGGGTGATACGTACGGCCGGACGGAAGAGGGGTCCGGGTGGTTCCCCGCCGACGCGGGAACGCGGGAACGCGGCGTGTGCCGGGCGTCGGCGCGGGGCCGGCCGTAAGGGGGCACCCGGCCGGGCACGGGGCCTGCCGGTGGGATCGACGGACCGGGCGGCTACTCTCGGCCCACCGCGGCCTCGGCCGTCCCCCGGCCCGCACCCGTGAGGATCAAGCCCGATGGCTCGCACCACCCCGCCCCGTCCGCTCGACGTCGAGACGCTGTTCCCGGAGGTGGCCCCCTTCCGGAAGACGGCGGTTCGCCTGCACCCGCGCCTCGGCGAGCCGGGCGCGCGGGAGAGCTCGCTCGGCGGGCCCCTGCTCTGGCCGCACTCGGAGCCCTGGCCCCACTGCGAGGACGACCATCCGCGCACGGCGTACTCCCCTCCCAACCAGGCACCGATCCCGCTCGTCCCGGTCCTGCAGCTCTTCGCGGCCGACGTGCCCGAGCTGGACTTCCCCGGCACCGCCGATCTGCTCCAGGTGCTCTGGTGCCCCTTCGACCACGAGGACGGCTACGTCCCGCGCCCCGAGCGGTACTGGCGGGACAGTTCCCTGAGCGACCTGCGGGAGGCCGGTCCTCCCCGCCCGGCCGGCGCGCACGACGAATACCTTCCGGCTCCGTGCGTCCTGCACCCCGAGCGCGTCACCGACTACCCGGACTGGGATCTCCCGGACGAGATCTCCGACGCGCTCGACCCCAGGTTCGAGGAGCTGGAGGAGGAGACCGGCTGGTCCTACTGGTCCCACCTCTCCGTGTCGGAGGGCATCAAGGCCGGCGGCTACCCGACGTGGACGCAGGAGCCCGACTGGCCGTCCTGCCCCGACTGCCGGGGGCGCATGGAGCATCTCCTGACGGTCAACAGCGCCGAGTTCGACGGCGAGAGCTGGCGCACCTGGCTGCCCGTCGAGGACACCCCCGCCACGGGAACCGTCTGGGACCTGCCCTACGAACAGCGCACCGCGATCCAACGGGCCCCGGGACTCATGCTCGGTGACATGGGCGGCATCTACCTGTTCGAATGCACGAACTGCCCCGGCCGGCCCTTCGCCCACCGCTCGGACTGCTCCTGACCGCGCGCCAGGTCAGCGGCCCGTCCGTGAGGACAGCGCGGGCGGGGCCTCCGAGTCGTCCGACTGCCCGAGTTCCGCCAGGAGTTCGTTCTGCCCGGCGAGCAGCTCGGTGAGGATGCGGCGGGCCGCGCGCAGCACGCGGTGGTGGGCATGGTCAGCAGCCAGTGGTAGGCGCGGGTGCCGGGCTCCCGGCCGGGCTGCTCCCAGTGATCGGTGACCTCCTTGATCTGCCTGAACGCCGTCCAGTCGTGGGCCGCCACGATGGTCGGGTCGTCGGGGTCCGCGGGTGGGTCGGCGGGGAAGGCGCCGAAGTGCGGTCGAACGGCACGGATGCGTCCTCTCGGATTGGGGGGCGACATCCTCGGGTCAGCCGGCGGCTGCCGCGAAGCTCTGGGCCGGGGAGCCGTCGCAGGCGCGCTGGGTGAGCTGCGCGCTGTTGGTGGCGGCGGACGCCGCCGTGAGGCACTTGCCGCTGTGCCGGGCGGTGAAGTGGTACCGCCCGGCGGTCTCCCGCACCGGGAGCCACTGCTGGTTCGTCCCGCCCCCGTACGCCCAGAGCTGGAGCGGCGCGTTGTCGGCGGTGGAGACGCCTGTCACGTCGATGACCTGGTCCGGAGCGGGGCGCACCCCGATGCGCCGGTATCCGTCCCCGGTCCCGGCGAGCCGGAACTGCTGCGCCTGGGTGCCGTTGCAGGCGTACTGCTGGATCGCGGTCCCGTTGGCCGTGGCAGCCGCGCGGGCGTCGACGCAGGTGCCGTTGCCGACGTTGCGCAGCGAGTACCAGGATGTTTCGGAGAGACTGTCGTCCGGCGGAGTGGTACCGCCCGCCCCGCCGAGCCACTTCAGCCCGTCCAGCAGGAACCGGTTCTGCGTCGCGCTGGCGAATGTCGACGACAGACGGGTGTTCGTGTCGTAGTTCATCGCGTTGTGGCCGAAGTTCGCGTAGAGCATCTTGTACTTCGTGTTGGTCCACAGGATGGGGTAATAACCGCTGTACCAGGACTGATCGGGGTCGGTGCCCAGCGGGAAGCTACTGGGGTCGACCGAGGCGAGGACCTTGATGTCCGGGTTCTGCCGCAGATCGTCGGACCAGCTGTACCACTCGCTGACCGACGAGGTGAAGGTGGCGGGCAGGTTCACGGTGGAGGGGTGCGTGCGGTCCTCGACCTTGAGGACGGCGGAGGTCGGCCCCCAGGTGTTGGACTTGAAGTCACCGCTGCCCAGGAAGGTGTTGTGGTACCAGGACCAGCCGGCCGCGTCCGTGGTGAAGGCGGAGACGTGGAAGCCCATCCACGCCCCGCCGTCGCGCATGTACTGCTCGAACCCGG is from Streptomyces seoulensis and encodes:
- a CDS encoding GOLPH3/VPS74 family protein; this encodes MPEPTLAEDFLQLVLDDESGKRIVGHLEATRGLAGAVFLDLLAAGRVDRTGKDDAGRSGCFVVRDASPTGNPVWDQALARLGDKSYTGRRAVEKLVKGTEDAVRERLVERGVVCEEKSTVLGVFPRRRWPATDTGHEELVTRRIKDVLVAGAAAPDRRTADLVALLHAVRAAHKVVDGDRRTVRTRAKEIADQNPGGDAVRQALDAVRAAMIAAAAAGSAGS
- a CDS encoding DUF1963 domain-containing protein, which produces MARTTPPRPLDVETLFPEVAPFRKTAVRLHPRLGEPGARESSLGGPLLWPHSEPWPHCEDDHPRTAYSPPNQAPIPLVPVLQLFAADVPELDFPGTADLLQVLWCPFDHEDGYVPRPERYWRDSSLSDLREAGPPRPAGAHDEYLPAPCVLHPERVTDYPDWDLPDEISDALDPRFEELEEETGWSYWSHLSVSEGIKAGGYPTWTQEPDWPSCPDCRGRMEHLLTVNSAEFDGESWRTWLPVEDTPATGTVWDLPYEQRTAIQRAPGLMLGDMGGIYLFECTNCPGRPFAHRSDCS
- a CDS encoding transglycosylase family protein, yielding MAVRGRHRRYQPSRINRASLTVTAGGAGLAIPLVAAGTADAADASTWNKVAACESSGNWSINSGNGYFGGLQFTRSTWEAYGGTRYAPRADQATREQQIAVAEKVLDGQGPGAWPACGPRAGLARGGNAPHTESTSSHPARTAQSQARPAAAQDVRPQTTPQSRAGRAEMYTVVHGDTLSGIAGEHRVREGWRGLYEGNRSVIGADPNLILPGQRLSLRGAAAQAPSTAAPKKKAAPERKVQPERTEKKAAPKPQRKAATEHKTSSRHSGGAVVAPVHASIGTSYRTAGPHWSKGYHTGVDFLVPTGTSVHAVADGLVVSAGWGGSYGYQVVVRHHDGRYSQYAHLSAISVRSGQSVSVGQRIGRSGSTGNVTGPHLHFEVRTGPGFGSDLDPVAYLRAHGAQL
- a CDS encoding DMT family transporter, encoding MNALALSVLLSFVSAVAYAGGAVVQERVAVSCPGERLAPLRRPGWWAALGLNGLGGVLHVVALAFGPLSLVQPLGALTIVFALPMAALFVGRRAGATAWRGAVMATAGLAGLLSLVGSAESHSLGPAERTGLAVVTGGAIVALMAAARAAHRHPAVRSMLLATGAGTAFGMSSVFTKTVAVDWSAGVDLAALPSLGVIAVLSAAGVFLSQAAYRDGGLAAPLATLTVVNPVLAAVVGIAMFGETFRHGTTGTVLALGCAVVTGGGLILLTTERLGAAEPGREAESADARLGDVRGPDGPAAWPAMPAGRASTDAARGAAVPDAGPEPGWRTDADRSTGAVLAAVDDIREGAAEDTGKGPGGGGGETPAAPHARPLSDVPLCA
- a CDS encoding peptidase inhibitor family I36 protein; this translates as MIKKLALSLVMVLAAAAPLTTPASAADEPVREISGHGLDACPDHSLCLYQDRDYNGTEDARIWIITGSVERLSAYDANDRASSLYLHSHHSATLYADAEHKGDRFTVFRRDQLADLDRVSGRSPGVPHAVHLWMNDSISSVWVGRDGL
- a CDS encoding EF-hand domain-containing protein; this translates as MDKMTEAEAEALFAEIDADGNGEIKLSELRDYGQDHGGAVGGVKLVDFVRGADTNGDRRISLTEFKSHFA
- the gndA gene encoding NADP-dependent phosphogluconate dehydrogenase is translated as MSTHAQIGVTGLAVMGRNLARNFARNGYTVAVHNRTASKTRELVEEFGGEGEFVPAETAKEFVEALERPRRLVIMVKAGEPTDAVIEEFAPLLEPGDMIIDGGNAHFADTRRRERELREQGIHFVGTGISGGEEGALHGPSIMPGGSVESYDSLGPMLEKISAKADDGSPCVTHVGPDGAGHFVKMVHNGIEYADMQLIGEAYQLLRDVAGYSPAEIADIFRTWNRGRLDSYLIEITAEVLSHVDAETGKPFVDVVVDQAEQKGTGRWTVQIALDLGVPVSAIAEAVFARSVSGHAELREASRHLTGPSPRTLGKDEAAAFADKVEQALYASKIVSYTQGFHQIAAGSEEYDWDIDLGKVAAIWRGGCIIRAAFLDRITQAYEGRPDLPSLLADEGFADEIAAAQDDWRDVIATAVTQGVPTPAFAATLAYYDSLRAPRLPAALTQGQRDYFGAHTYHRTDRDGTFHTLWGGDRTEISA
- a CDS encoding ThuA domain-containing protein, translating into MHTISSRSGSTGLRVLLLLAALLGLAVPPAAHAHTAAAPFKVLGLYSGTWDAAHIDFEKEANDWLPKQAAANGFTYTASNDWNLLANGGVRAYKVVLFLDDLPQTAAQRTGFEQYMRDGGAWMGFHVSAFTTDAAGWSWYHNTFLGSGDFKSNTWGPTSAVLKVEDRTHPSTVNLPATFTSSVSEWYSWSDDLRQNPDIKVLASVDPSSFPLGTDPDQSWYSGYYPILWTNTKYKMLYANFGHNAMNYDTNTRLSSTFASATQNRFLLDGLKWLGGAGGTTPPDDSLSETSWYSLRNVGNGTCVDARAAATANGTAIQQYACNGTQAQQFRLAGTGDGYRRIGVRPAPDQVIDVTGVSTADNAPLQLWAYGGGTNQQWLPVRETAGRYHFTARHSGKCLTAASAATNSAQLTQRACDGSPAQSFAAAAG